One window from the genome of Leuconostoc suionicum encodes:
- the recQ gene encoding DNA helicase RecQ, translating to MQTVNPQTILKEKFGYDNFRAGQLDVINKVLAHKHALAIMPTGGGKSITYQLPAMMFEGITLVISPLISLMKDQVDGLNTMGIPATFLNSTVDGQEQAQRMSDLRHGLYKMLYVAPERLEIPSFFSFVQSLNIELIAVDEAHVLSQWGHDFRPSYLNILPLLEQISGHPAVLGLTATATERVRENLQQLLQVDNDDTVLTGFARDNLALNIVHNQDKRKYVVEYLQKNREQTGIIYAATRKQVDELTTYLNKIGINAGRYHAGLSEKARQRQQEAFLYDENPVIVATNAFGMGINKPNVRYVIHYSVPGNIEAYYQEIGRAGRDGLPAEAILLYAPQDMHLQEFFVQKSEGSEEHKQNEYDKIREMNAFANTQTCLARYLLQYFGETVTEDCGHCSNCLDTREWVDVTVDAQKVLANVMRMNQRFGKTMVAKVLKGSSDASVRKYEFLHDLPTFGLMKERTLKELTRFIDYLTAEGYLRFEGAEFPVLKVTSLGAEVLKGEIKIKKRLEKVRIVSQKVTTDDLKLSDEDNRLFAKLKEKRLELARAAGLPPFLIFSDKTLMSMAQARPQTDTEFLAISGVGEKKFEIYHNDFAKVINDFIVV from the coding sequence ATGCAAACTGTGAATCCACAAACAATTTTAAAAGAAAAATTTGGGTACGATAACTTTCGAGCTGGTCAGCTAGATGTCATTAATAAAGTACTCGCACATAAACATGCTTTAGCGATTATGCCAACTGGTGGTGGAAAATCAATCACCTATCAGCTGCCAGCAATGATGTTTGAAGGCATTACTTTGGTCATTTCTCCATTAATTTCGTTAATGAAAGACCAGGTTGATGGGCTGAACACCATGGGTATTCCTGCAACGTTCTTGAATTCAACAGTTGACGGGCAAGAACAAGCACAGCGCATGTCGGACCTAAGACATGGCCTTTACAAAATGTTGTATGTTGCGCCAGAGCGACTGGAAATTCCTAGCTTTTTTAGTTTTGTTCAAAGTCTCAATATTGAGTTAATTGCTGTTGACGAAGCCCACGTTTTATCACAATGGGGACATGACTTTCGTCCGAGTTATCTGAATATTCTACCCTTGTTGGAACAAATTTCTGGGCATCCAGCAGTTCTTGGTTTGACAGCCACTGCAACAGAGCGCGTTCGTGAAAATCTACAACAATTGTTACAAGTAGACAATGATGATACGGTCTTGACCGGATTTGCGCGAGATAATCTGGCTTTGAATATTGTACATAATCAGGACAAACGAAAGTATGTGGTTGAATATTTACAAAAAAACCGTGAACAAACTGGTATTATTTACGCAGCAACGCGTAAGCAAGTTGATGAACTGACCACTTATTTGAATAAAATAGGCATTAATGCAGGTCGTTACCATGCTGGATTATCTGAAAAAGCACGTCAAAGACAGCAAGAAGCGTTTTTATATGATGAAAATCCAGTTATTGTGGCTACAAACGCTTTTGGGATGGGGATTAATAAACCAAATGTGCGCTATGTAATCCATTACTCTGTCCCTGGAAATATCGAGGCATATTATCAGGAAATTGGGCGTGCGGGTCGTGATGGGTTACCCGCCGAAGCTATATTATTATATGCACCACAGGATATGCATCTGCAAGAATTCTTTGTGCAAAAGTCAGAAGGTTCAGAAGAACACAAGCAAAATGAATATGATAAAATTCGAGAAATGAATGCTTTTGCTAATACGCAAACTTGCTTAGCACGCTATTTATTGCAATATTTCGGTGAAACTGTGACAGAAGATTGTGGTCATTGTTCGAATTGTTTGGATACGCGCGAATGGGTTGATGTTACGGTAGATGCGCAAAAAGTATTGGCTAATGTGATGCGTATGAATCAACGCTTTGGTAAAACGATGGTCGCTAAGGTTTTAAAAGGATCAAGTGATGCTAGTGTGCGTAAGTATGAGTTCTTACATGATTTACCAACGTTTGGTTTGATGAAAGAGCGAACTCTGAAAGAATTGACACGATTTATTGACTACTTAACAGCTGAAGGATATTTACGTTTCGAGGGCGCTGAGTTTCCCGTGTTAAAAGTAACATCATTAGGTGCCGAAGTATTAAAAGGTGAAATTAAAATTAAAAAACGTCTTGAGAAGGTACGTATTGTTAGTCAGAAAGTGACTACTGATGATTTGAAACTTTCCGACGAAGATAATCGTTTGTTTGCAAAGTTAAAGGAAAAGCGTTTAGAACTAGCTCGGGCCGCTGGCTTGCCACCTTTCTTAATATTCTCAGACAAAACTTTGATGAGCATGGCACAGGCGCGTCCGCAAACTGATACAGAGTTCTTAGCAATCTCCGGTGTGGGCGAAAAGAAGTTTGAAATTTATCATAATGATTTTGCAAAGGTTATTAATGACTTTATTGTAGTTTAA
- a CDS encoding helix-turn-helix domain-containing protein → MKFGDRLKKSRLEKGLTQEQVAQNLYVTRQTISGWENEISYPDIINLIKLSDYYQVSLDTLLKEDRGMREYMEKKEVTKSLRPVYNMLMFTDLLLIVLLISNIMDFIKLGILFIPTLFLVLFTVYALNRLKWQIVKLNRTPCIKKLQRL, encoded by the coding sequence ATGAAATTTGGTGATCGGTTGAAAAAATCTCGTTTGGAGAAAGGCTTAACTCAAGAGCAAGTTGCGCAAAATCTTTATGTGACGCGTCAAACTATATCTGGTTGGGAAAATGAAATTTCTTATCCAGATATTATAAATTTGATTAAGTTGAGTGATTATTATCAAGTTTCGTTAGATACGCTTCTTAAGGAGGATAGAGGTATGCGTGAATATATGGAAAAAAAGGAGGTTACAAAAAGTTTAAGGCCAGTATATAATATGCTGATGTTTACTGACTTATTATTAATAGTGTTGCTTATTAGTAATATTATGGACTTTATCAAACTGGGAATTTTATTTATTCCTACGTTATTTCTAGTATTATTTACGGTCTATGCTTTAAATCGATTAAAATGGCAGATTGTAAAATTAAACCGAACACCTTGCATAAAAAAACTGCAGAGACTTTAA
- a CDS encoding Tellurite resistance protein, which translates to MLIRDMVRTKPISWLLFIFGSDIMMTYGLLLYHGLTRFNPMRDYITILKFVSIDLVSFVFIMLFFDWLHVKFFQDGSENLLDKVLRIGGNTMAAYFGWFAIGFVLLQLFSNFQAKQFWLLTFVSAILAIMNWLLRRVTPVKFQLNPMGADDN; encoded by the coding sequence ATGTTAATTCGGGATATGGTACGAACTAAGCCAATTAGTTGGTTATTATTCATATTTGGTTCGGATATTATGATGACGTATGGTTTGTTGTTATATCATGGATTAACACGTTTTAATCCTATGCGAGATTATATAACAATATTGAAGTTTGTTTCTATTGATTTGGTTAGTTTTGTATTTATCATGCTTTTTTTTGATTGGTTACATGTTAAGTTTTTTCAGGATGGATCGGAAAACTTGTTGGACAAAGTATTGCGAATTGGTGGCAACACGATGGCTGCGTACTTTGGCTGGTTTGCAATAGGTTTTGTTCTATTACAATTATTTAGCAATTTTCAAGCAAAGCAATTTTGGTTGCTAACGTTTGTGTCAGCTATCTTGGCAATTATGAACTGGTTGCTGAGACGTGTAACGCCAGTAAAGTTTCAATTAAATCCAATGGGAGCAGATGACAACTAA
- a CDS encoding helix-turn-helix domain-containing protein → MKFGERLKNARLDMNLTQENVANELFITRQTISSWENEKTYPDISSLIKLSNYYHISLDVLLKEDTGMREDLEKKYVSVNMKKIYWKLNLAFFVLLMLFIANILEIVRLGVFYIPILFVFIFIGMSIDNLAEFDTASSLGLKYTWEKYFSGDKGFKYTLIIPIAMFLFGLLCLYLHKGNPWGSFIFAVLLIWIHYDSNKK, encoded by the coding sequence ATGAAATTTGGTGAGCGCTTAAAAAATGCACGATTAGATATGAATTTAACTCAAGAAAATGTTGCGAATGAACTTTTTATCACTAGGCAAACGATTTCTAGTTGGGAAAATGAAAAAACTTACCCAGATATTTCGAGCTTAATTAAACTAAGTAATTACTATCATATTTCTTTGGATGTTTTACTCAAAGAGGATACAGGTATGCGAGAAGACTTAGAAAAGAAATATGTGTCAGTAAATATGAAAAAAATATATTGGAAGTTGAACTTAGCTTTTTTTGTTTTGCTAATGTTATTCATCGCTAATATATTAGAAATAGTTCGTTTAGGTGTATTTTACATACCAATATTGTTTGTTTTTATTTTTATTGGAATGTCTATAGATAATCTTGCTGAATTTGATACAGCAAGCTCTTTAGGATTAAAATACACATGGGAAAAGTACTTTTCAGGTGATAAAGGCTTCAAATACACATTGATAATTCCTATTGCTATGTTTTTATTTGGGTTATTATGTTTATATTTACATAAAGGAAATCCGTGGGGCTCTTTTATTTTTGCCGTCCTTTTAATTTGGATACATTATGACAGTAACAAAAAATAA
- a CDS encoding 3-keto-L-gulonate-6-phosphate decarboxylase UlaD, with amino-acid sequence MTKPNLQIALDQNTLADAARIAHLAGPIVDIVEVGTILELQAGQQAIRVLREMFPDKIIASDTKCADAGSTVAQNSKDAGADLMTVIDSATIATMKSAKSVLDGIQVELYSAWNWERAKEWQKIGIEQVIYHQSRDALLAGEVWGKKDLDIVKRFVDMGFKVSVTGGLNIDTIKLFKGVPVYTFIAGRAITGQKDPAKTAQDFQNEIKKYWA; translated from the coding sequence ATGACGAAGCCTAATTTACAAATTGCTTTAGATCAAAATACGTTAGCAGATGCGGCCAGAATTGCTCATTTAGCAGGCCCAATTGTTGATATAGTCGAAGTTGGTACAATTTTAGAGTTACAAGCTGGGCAACAAGCTATCCGAGTTTTACGAGAAATGTTTCCAGATAAAATCATTGCTTCTGATACTAAGTGTGCGGATGCAGGATCTACTGTAGCGCAAAATTCTAAAGACGCGGGTGCAGATTTGATGACAGTCATTGACTCAGCGACAATTGCGACAATGAAATCAGCTAAATCTGTGTTGGACGGCATTCAAGTTGAGCTCTATTCAGCATGGAATTGGGAACGGGCTAAAGAATGGCAAAAAATTGGCATTGAACAAGTTATTTATCACCAAAGTCGAGATGCATTATTAGCAGGAGAGGTGTGGGGTAAAAAAGATTTGGACATTGTAAAACGTTTCGTGGATATGGGGTTCAAAGTATCTGTTACAGGTGGGTTAAATATCGATACGATTAAATTATTCAAAGGTGTTCCAGTATACACATTTATTGCAGGACGTGCAATAACTGGGCAAAAGGATCCTGCTAAGACAGCCCAAGATTTTCAAAATGAGATTAAAAAGTATTGGGCGTAA
- a CDS encoding helix-turn-helix transcriptional regulator — protein sequence MKNYIKDLRLTNKISQAELANLTGVTRQTINAIENNKYDPSLQLAFNLAHILHTSVDELFVDNMEEQHYE from the coding sequence ATGAAAAATTATATTAAGGATTTGAGATTAACCAATAAAATATCTCAGGCAGAGTTAGCAAATTTAACGGGTGTGACACGTCAAACCATTAATGCCATTGAAAATAATAAGTATGATCCGTCGCTCCAGCTTGCTTTTAACTTAGCCCATATTTTACATACGTCTGTCGATGAGTTATTTGTTGATAATATGGAGGAACAACATTATGAGTGA
- a CDS encoding PTS sugar transporter subunit IIB produces the protein MNILVSCANGSGTSLMMMKSVEKSMKKLGIPISKINHTSIAEGKSTATQYDAVFTPLNFVSMFEDAAKKGVTVVGVKNVMSDKEITQRIIDETDFEEKYKK, from the coding sequence ATGAATATTTTAGTATCTTGTGCCAATGGTTCAGGCACTAGCTTAATGATGATGAAGAGTGTTGAAAAGTCAATGAAAAAGTTGGGTATTCCGATCAGTAAAATAAATCATACGAGTATTGCTGAAGGGAAATCGACAGCAACTCAGTATGACGCTGTTTTCACACCATTGAATTTTGTAAGTATGTTTGAAGATGCAGCTAAAAAAGGCGTCACAGTTGTTGGTGTGAAAAATGTTATGAGTGATAAAGAAATCACCCAACGCATCATTGATGAAACAGATTTTGAAGAAAAATATAAGAAATGA
- a CDS encoding helix-turn-helix domain-containing protein — MDISSILKKKRRDHKLTQEQLAEKIFVSTKIFSNWENNKTTPDIDSLIILAQLFDLSLDNLLLKGSNIVENIKKQADIRSTKIYLNFATITDLACLFILVTQPIFGNLSLPALIILNLAIISNCAIIIYFGNRLIRLTKNFELANMPREVFRKAILTGVIWGSIIGIVIGIIILFFLYKYLYSYKF; from the coding sequence ATGGATATAAGTAGCATACTAAAAAAGAAGCGAAGAGATCATAAATTAACGCAGGAACAGCTAGCAGAAAAAATTTTTGTTTCTACAAAAATTTTTTCGAATTGGGAAAATAATAAAACCACGCCAGATATAGATAGCTTGATTATCTTAGCTCAATTATTTGATTTATCTTTAGACAATTTATTATTGAAGGGATCAAACATTGTGGAAAACATAAAAAAACAGGCTGATATCAGAAGCACAAAAATTTATCTAAACTTTGCAACTATCACCGACTTAGCCTGTCTATTTATATTAGTAACCCAACCAATTTTTGGTAACCTGTCCTTGCCTGCTCTTATCATTTTAAATTTAGCAATAATAAGTAATTGTGCGATTATTATTTATTTTGGTAATAGATTAATCCGACTAACCAAAAATTTTGAACTAGCTAATATGCCTAGAGAAGTATTTCGTAAAGCTATTCTAACTGGCGTGATTTGGGGAAGTATAATTGGTATTGTAATAGGGATCATTATTTTATTTTTTCTTTATAAATATTTGTATAGTTATAAATTTTAG
- a CDS encoding topoisomerase C-terminal repeat-containing protein — translation MLGSNIISRFLIDDKHALKGLQSKKGKSFDAKLKLDGHKMYFAFD, via the coding sequence CTGCTTGGTTCTAACATAATATCCCGATTTCTTATAGATGACAAACATGCTCTAAAGGGACTTCAGAGCAAAAAGGGTAAATCATTTGACGCTAAGTTGAAGTTGGATGGTCACAAGATGTATTTTGCGTTTGATTAG
- a CDS encoding helix-turn-helix transcriptional regulator, whose protein sequence is MLFSSSLKQLRLSHNLSQTQLAKKLNVSPKTISNWENERNLPDIELVIKIAKILDVTIDELIIGNNQLEAKLIKDSHSSFRDTVMAIVVTLYSSLTGMLALVWILNIQSFPRNIVFLIWLFLGFIFCCMIKPSKNQKENPFDSISPIIRYTFVILFIVLGLAITIGSFWLIASYPKNITCYVTMLVGIVIIIMTKPIWPKSVKHFK, encoded by the coding sequence ATGTTATTTTCGAGTAGTTTAAAACAATTGCGGTTGTCTCATAATCTGTCACAAACACAATTAGCTAAAAAATTAAATGTTTCACCTAAAACCATTTCAAATTGGGAAAATGAAAGAAATTTACCAGATATTGAATTAGTTATCAAAATAGCTAAAATATTAGATGTAACAATAGATGAGCTAATTATCGGAAATAATCAGTTAGAAGCTAAACTTATCAAAGACAGTCATAGTAGTTTTCGTGATACTGTGATGGCTATAGTAGTGACGCTATATTCCTCATTGACTGGTATGTTAGCATTAGTTTGGATTTTAAATATACAATCATTTCCTCGTAATATTGTTTTTTTGATATGGTTGTTTCTTGGCTTCATTTTTTGTTGTATGATAAAGCCTAGTAAGAATCAAAAAGAAAATCCTTTTGATTCTATATCACCAATAATTAGATATACCTTTGTAATACTATTTATAGTTTTAGGTCTGGCAATAACAATAGGATCTTTTTGGTTGATAGCCAGTTATCCGAAAAATATTACTTGTTACGTAACGATGCTAGTTGGTATTGTAATAATTATCATGACTAAACCCATTTGGCCAAAAAGTGTTAAACATTTTAAATAA
- a CDS encoding L-ribulose-5-phosphate 4-epimerase produces the protein MLEKLKNEVYKANMALPKLGLVTFTWGNVSGIDREKGLFVIKPSGIEYDQLKPSDMVVVNLDGEVVEGNLNPSSDTPTHAYLYQHFLNIGGITHTHSPWGVSFAAAKMDIPAVSTTHADTFYGDIPCAPALSEEEIKTAYELNTGKVIVTEFENRGLDPDATPAALVSQHGPFTWGATPEKSVYNAKVLEVSAEISYHALQSTRSEIHVPQYLLDKHYYRKHGDNAYYGQSSTQSKNHITHA, from the coding sequence ATGTTAGAAAAGCTAAAAAATGAAGTTTATAAGGCTAATATGGCGTTGCCTAAATTAGGATTAGTAACATTCACATGGGGAAATGTATCAGGCATTGATCGTGAAAAAGGGCTATTTGTAATAAAGCCCTCTGGCATTGAGTATGACCAATTAAAACCTTCCGATATGGTTGTGGTTAATTTGGATGGGGAAGTTGTAGAAGGTAATCTCAATCCATCTAGTGACACACCTACACACGCCTATCTCTATCAACATTTTTTAAATATAGGTGGTATCACGCATACGCATTCGCCTTGGGGCGTTTCGTTTGCTGCTGCAAAAATGGATATACCAGCTGTCAGTACAACGCACGCCGATACATTTTATGGGGATATTCCTTGTGCACCAGCTCTAAGTGAAGAGGAAATTAAAACGGCCTATGAACTAAATACTGGAAAAGTCATTGTAACAGAGTTTGAGAATCGTGGGCTTGACCCAGACGCGACGCCTGCTGCCTTGGTCAGTCAACATGGCCCATTTACATGGGGTGCGACTCCAGAAAAATCTGTATACAATGCTAAAGTATTGGAAGTATCAGCAGAAATTAGTTACCATGCTTTGCAGTCAACAAGATCAGAAATTCATGTTCCGCAATACTTGTTAGACAAACATTATTATAGGAAGCACGGTGATAATGCCTATTATGGTCAGTCATCAACACAGTCAAAAAATCACATTACGCACGCCTAA
- a CDS encoding pectate lyase family protein, whose translation MKKYVMSLIIISLVGFSFFMLRDKQVNATTHEVKDKQVASYQNKRIFAAIYEFKDKDIDYVKEYFSNKNKETKVLAVSNWADLMNALGNQNNQTAKIIYISGTIDMNIGSNGKTLTAADYANGAGYNFATYLNTYNPTKYGKKMPTRTQEIARDKAPKNQAKQIQYKVPSNTTIIGTNNAKITGGNMIINGSNVIVRNITFENAYDYFPQWDPTDGASGNWNSQYDNLTVNGGSNVWLNHNQFSDGSPTDNKNGSYYGREYQHHDGLVDIVNGANNVTLSYNQLQNHDKSMNIGNSDSKTSDLGKLQVTMHHKHFDNLIQRQPRVRFGKVHIYNNYYSATNSSIYKFMYAFGLGKQSQIYAQNNTFDVPTASINDIVKVFGGTNFTDNGNLLNGKQVDGISKLTKLNPITFSPNHKASL comes from the coding sequence TTGAAAAAATATGTGATGAGTTTGATAATTATTAGTTTAGTTGGTTTTTCTTTTTTTATGTTACGTGACAAACAGGTTAACGCTACTACTCATGAAGTCAAAGATAAACAGGTTGCATCATATCAAAACAAAAGGATTTTTGCTGCAATTTATGAGTTTAAGGACAAAGATATAGATTACGTTAAAGAGTATTTCTCTAATAAGAATAAAGAAACGAAAGTTTTAGCTGTATCTAATTGGGCTGATTTAATGAACGCATTAGGAAATCAAAATAATCAAACAGCTAAAATTATTTATATTTCTGGAACAATAGATATGAACATAGGAAGTAACGGGAAAACTTTAACTGCTGCAGATTATGCAAATGGTGCGGGTTATAACTTTGCTACATATTTAAATACCTACAATCCGACTAAGTATGGTAAAAAAATGCCTACGAGAACTCAAGAAATAGCGCGTGATAAGGCCCCAAAAAACCAAGCTAAACAAATCCAATATAAGGTGCCTTCTAACACAACAATAATTGGTACCAATAATGCTAAAATTACCGGTGGGAATATGATTATTAACGGTAGCAATGTTATTGTACGAAACATTACCTTTGAAAATGCCTATGATTATTTCCCACAATGGGATCCTACAGACGGAGCTAGTGGTAATTGGAATTCTCAATACGATAATTTAACAGTTAATGGTGGGTCAAACGTTTGGTTGAACCATAATCAATTCTCTGATGGTAGCCCAACTGATAATAAAAATGGTTCATATTATGGTCGTGAGTACCAACACCATGATGGATTAGTAGATATTGTAAATGGTGCTAATAACGTGACTTTATCTTATAACCAGTTACAAAACCATGATAAATCAATGAACATAGGTAATAGTGACTCTAAAACCAGTGATTTGGGTAAACTACAAGTAACGATGCATCACAAGCATTTTGACAATCTCATTCAACGGCAGCCACGTGTTCGTTTCGGAAAAGTTCATATTTACAATAATTATTATTCTGCCACTAATTCATCTATTTACAAATTTATGTACGCTTTTGGACTTGGTAAACAATCACAAATTTATGCTCAAAATAATACCTTCGATGTGCCTACAGCCTCTATTAATGATATAGTAAAAGTATTTGGTGGAACGAATTTTACTGACAATGGTAATCTACTAAATGGAAAACAAGTAGACGGCATATCAAAGCTAACTAAATTGAATCCAATTACATTTTCTCCGAACCACAAAGCTTCATTATAG
- a CDS encoding L-ribulose-5-phosphate 3-epimerase, with protein sequence MAKLGINEKSLPAQMSWRDKLNLAKKHGFSFVEMSIDETDERIERLDWNKEQRFQLVRDVYETGIPIDTMMLSALRKYPLGSENPEIYAQAYSMCKKAIILAKDLGIRNIQIAGYDEYYGSKTVLTRENFIENLQRVVDYAAENQVMTSIETMDDTFINSIAKVKKIKKSVVSPWLQAYPDLGNISAWPENNPGEDLTEGLDSIIAIHVKDTLSVTQSTPGKFKNVPFGTGNVGFLGLFKTLRRLDYQGTFTIEMWSEKESDCINKIENAHDFIVDLLTKSGISIEV encoded by the coding sequence ATGGCAAAACTTGGCATTAACGAAAAGTCATTACCTGCTCAGATGTCCTGGCGAGATAAGCTTAATTTAGCAAAAAAACATGGGTTTTCTTTTGTAGAAATGTCAATTGATGAGACCGATGAACGTATTGAACGCTTAGATTGGAATAAGGAACAACGATTTCAGTTAGTTCGAGATGTGTATGAAACTGGCATACCCATTGATACAATGATGCTATCGGCGCTTAGAAAATACCCTCTCGGATCTGAGAACCCAGAAATATACGCTCAAGCATATAGCATGTGTAAGAAAGCAATTATTTTGGCTAAAGACCTAGGAATCAGGAATATACAGATTGCTGGGTATGATGAGTATTATGGCTCTAAGACAGTGTTAACACGTGAAAATTTCATTGAAAACTTGCAACGAGTAGTTGACTATGCAGCTGAAAACCAGGTTATGACTTCCATTGAGACAATGGATGACACTTTTATTAATTCGATTGCCAAGGTGAAGAAAATTAAGAAGTCCGTTGTTTCACCTTGGCTTCAGGCATATCCAGATTTAGGCAATATATCAGCTTGGCCTGAAAATAATCCGGGAGAGGATTTGACAGAAGGATTAGACAGTATTATTGCTATACATGTCAAAGATACGCTTTCGGTTACGCAAAGTACACCAGGAAAATTTAAAAATGTACCTTTTGGAACAGGGAATGTTGGATTCTTAGGATTATTTAAGACGTTAAGACGTCTAGATTATCAGGGGACATTTACAATTGAGATGTGGTCTGAGAAAGAGAGCGATTGCATTAATAAAATTGAGAATGCTCACGATTTTATAGTTGACTTACTAACCAAATCTGGAATTTCAATCGAGGTGTAA
- a CDS encoding IS30 family transposase encodes MSSSLSAHERSVIETMIKLNHSTREIARFLKRSPATITYELNRIKPYNAQQAHHLAQCNRHKHGRHPTLTPEISAFLNHHIGILKWSPETAAHVLGIAFKTIYNWIHHGLLKIKLSDLPDKGIRRKRQSDGRRRVFAHGRSIEKRPKAVQLRQEFGHFEVDTMQSGKTRGDVLVTITERLSRQHIMRHVSGRNSQAVTPAIIRFFKGIKNAKSITVDHGREFAKYDEIEEQLGIPMYFAHPYSPEERGSNEVLNRYVRRFIPKERKIETISQKELDQINHWINARPMKTLNWQSPRKVFQKHAVFG; translated from the coding sequence ATGTCTTCTAGTTTATCAGCTCACGAACGTTCTGTCATTGAAACAATGATCAAACTTAATCATTCAACTCGAGAAATAGCCCGTTTCTTAAAGCGTTCTCCTGCAACTATTACCTACGAGTTAAATCGAATTAAACCATACAATGCACAACAGGCTCATCATTTAGCCCAGTGTAATCGGCACAAACACGGTCGCCATCCGACCCTAACACCTGAAATATCAGCTTTTTTGAACCATCACATTGGTATCTTGAAGTGGTCACCAGAAACGGCTGCTCATGTATTGGGTATTGCTTTCAAGACCATCTACAACTGGATTCATCATGGTTTGCTTAAAATTAAGTTATCAGATTTACCTGATAAAGGTATTCGACGTAAACGTCAATCTGACGGCCGTAGACGTGTTTTTGCTCATGGCCGTTCAATTGAAAAACGACCAAAAGCTGTCCAATTAAGACAAGAATTTGGTCATTTTGAAGTTGATACGATGCAATCTGGTAAAACACGTGGCGATGTTTTAGTGACCATCACAGAACGATTGAGTCGACAACATATCATGAGACATGTCAGTGGGCGCAATAGTCAGGCAGTGACACCAGCTATTATTAGGTTTTTCAAGGGTATAAAAAATGCTAAATCAATTACAGTTGATCACGGTCGAGAGTTTGCAAAATATGATGAAATAGAAGAACAGCTAGGCATACCGATGTATTTTGCACACCCATATTCACCAGAAGAACGTGGTAGTAATGAAGTGCTAAATCGATATGTCCGTCGTTTTATCCCAAAAGAACGCAAAATTGAAACCATCAGTCAGAAAGAATTAGATCAAATTAATCATTGGATTAATGCCAGGCCAATGAAAACGCTCAACTGGCAATCACCACGAAAAGTCTTTCAGAAACATGCGGTGTTCGGATGA